In Tursiops truncatus isolate mTurTru1 chromosome 19, mTurTru1.mat.Y, whole genome shotgun sequence, a genomic segment contains:
- the MLKL gene encoding LOW QUALITY PROTEIN: mixed lineage kinase domain-like protein (The sequence of the model RefSeq protein was modified relative to this genomic sequence to represent the inferred CDS: inserted 2 bases in 2 codons; substituted 2 bases at 2 genomic stop codons) produces MDQLRQIISLVQLIYNQCEEMKYCQKQCWHLRSHVHGLLQPLQMLQAQGERNLPTEITTTLKRFQAALEEAKERIDKFSNXIQKFLTAGHDRILFSGVNKRLRDVWEEFSLLLQVDQRMPISSISPGAFWQQEGQXDAEEDRKVIQGLRSAKSVQRSLMFPAFGRVRLHHSETPAELHRNISSTSFLVTKDCNVKLAGFELXKTQTSISXPTKGKEAERVNSAAYISPQRLENVYNKYDIKAEIYSFGIVLWEIATGKSPFEGCDSKKIYQLVAVDRHQEPVDKDCPSQLQEIIDDCCAYEPSRRPCVEGRAFSGLKSMGHMCYLTFVKDFPYVSQPGVVLPFGGHLAMSKDIFGCHNSGEVGWGGHAIGI; encoded by the exons ATGGATCAATTGAGGCAGATCATCTCCTTAGTCCAGCTTATCTACAACCAGTGTGAAGAGATGAAATACTGCCAGAAACAGTGCTGGCATCTAAGGAGCCATGTCCATGGCCTGCTGCAGCCTCTGCAAATGCTCCAGGCCCAAGGAGAGAGGAACCTGCCCACCGAGATAACCACTACCCTGAAACGTTTCCAGGCTGCCCTAGAGGAAGCTAAGGAGCGGATAGATAAGTTCAGCA AGATCCAGAAGTTTCTAACAGCAGGGCATGACAGAATACTCTTCAGTGGAGTGAACAAGAGGCTGAGAGATGTCTGGGAGGAGTTCTCACTGCTGCTTCAGGTGGATCAACGGATGCCTATTTCAAGCATCAGCCCAGGAGCATTCTGGCAACAGGAAGGTCAATAGGATGCAGAGGAAGACAGGAAGGTTATCCAAGGACTGAGAAGTG CAAAGTCTGTGCAAAGGTCACTAATGTTCCCTGCCTTTGGTCGTGTCAGGCTGCACCATTCGGAAACACCTGCAGAACTCCACAGAAACATCAGCAGCACGAGCTTCCTGGTGACTAAAGACTGCAACGTGAAG CTTGCAGGATTTGAGT AGAAAACACAGACTTCCATCAGCTGACCAActaaaggaaaagaagcagagagagtcaATTCTGCCGCATACATCTCACCTCAGAGACTGGAAAATGTGTATAATAAATATGACATAAAAGCTGAAATATACAG CTTTGGAATCGTCCTCTGGGAAATCGCCACTGGGAAAAGCCCATTTGAAG GCTGTGATTCCAAGAAGATCTACCAGCTGGTGGCTGTGGACCGGCACCAGGAGCCAGTGGATAAAGATTGCCCTTCACAGTTGCAGGAGATCATTGATGATTGCTGTGCATATGAGCCCTCCAGGAGGCCCTGTGTTGAAGGTAGGGCTTTTTCTGGTCTAAAGAGCATGGGCCACATGTGTTACTTAACATTTGTGAAAGATTTTCCTTATGTATCACAACCAGGGGTTGTTTTGCCCTTcgggggacatttggcaatgtctaaagacatttttggctgtcacaactcaggggaggtggggtggggtggacatgccattggcatctag